Within the Polymorphobacter megasporae genome, the region CCGACAAGCCCGGTCGCGATCAAGGCGCGGCGAAGATCGTCAAGATCGGTGGCGGTGTACGGGTCGCCGGGGTGCCAGCGCGCAAGACGCTCGATGCCGGCCTGGCCGACGACCGACTTGCCGTCGACCCGAATGCGCCCGAAGCGCCCCGCGGCTCCCGGGTCGACGTGCTGCGTCAGCGTCGCGGTGCGGGTGGCGTGGTCGACCTCGATCTCGGGCGGATCGATCGTCGCGAACGGGTGGCCGCGGACGCTGAGATACGCCTTGAGCCCGTCCTGCCCCGCCGCGATCGCCGCGGCGCCGAGCGGGTCGCCCGCCTTGACCCCGATCCCGCCCTCGACCAACCCGGCGGGGGTATTCGGCGGCAACGTCAGCCTGACCTCGGCGACGTGGTACAGCGGCCCCGGATCGACCGCGAGCGTCACCGCGACGGGCGTCCCGGGCGCATTCCCCTGCACGATCGTCGTCACCGTCCGGCCGCCGTAATAGCCGAGGCTACGGAGGAGCAGGTCGATCAGGTCGCGGTCGTCGGCAGCGCGGCGGTTGATCTGCGCGAGGTTGGCGACCGCGCCGCGCCCCTTGAACAGCGCCGACTCGGTCCGGAAGCGCGGTGCGAGGCGATCGTCGAGCCCGGTCAGCGCCACGGTGTAGCGGACGTCGCCGCTGGTCACGGCCTCGGGGGCGGCGGCTCCGGGTGCGGCGGCGGCGTCGGGCCACGGCACGGTGATCCCCGGGCGCGGCGCGAGCGTGTCGGGTGGACCGATCTGGGGCGCGGTCCCCTGCGTTACCGTGCCCTGCGCAGCGGTCCCCTGAGCGACGACGACGCTCGCCCAGCCCAGTCCCGCCCAGCACCCTCCCACTGCAAGCGCAGCGCGGACGCCGGCGGAACAAACGATCATGCCGCAAGGTCTAACCCGCCGCGCCGGGGAGCGCAAAGCAGCGGTGGCGCGGGTGGCCGCCCTGACGGCACGAATGGCCGCATGGCTTGCGCTGGCGCGCGATCCCCGCGATGAGACCACCATGCAAAAAGGCGGCGGCATCATCCTTGCGATCTCCCTGCTCGTCGGAGCAGGCGTCGGGGTCAAGCTCGGCGAGGGATCGCTCGGCATCGTCATCGGGCTCGGCGTCGGCCTGCTCGCGGTGGTGGTCCTCGGCTGGTTGGACAGCCGCCGGAAGCGCTGAGCTTGCGCGCTTCCGTTCACCTGTCAGGGTTCGGCGCGATCATGACCGAAACCGTCGCCGCCGACGCCGCCGGGATCGCGCGCGCAGTCGCGTTCCTCGCTCAAGGACATGTCGTCGCGCTGCCGACCGAGACGGTCTACGGCCTCGCGGGGGATGCGACCGACCCCGCCGCAGTCGCGGCAATCTACGCCGCGAAGGGCCGCCCGGGGTTCAACCCGCTGATCGTCCATGTCGCCGACCTCGCCGCCGCCGAGCAATTGGTCGAGGTCGATGATATCGCACGGGCGCTAGCAGACCGCTTCTGGCCAGGACCGCTGACGCTCGTCCTCCCGGCGCGCCCCGGCAACGGCATCGCGCCCGACGTCACCGCCGATTTGGCGACGCTTGCGGTCCGCGTTCCGGCGCACCCGGTGATGCGCGCCGTCCTGACTGCGTTCGGCCGTCCGCTCGCAGCGCCGTCGGCAAACGCGAGCGGGACGATCAGTCCGACGACCGCCGCGCACGTCGCCGCGAGCCTTGGCGGGCGCATCCCGCTGATCGTTGATGGCGGGGCGACACCGGGGGGCCTCGAAAGCGCGATCGTCCGCGTCGACAGCGACCGCGTCTCGCTCCTCCGCCCGGGCGGAATCGACGCCGCGCTGCTCGGCATCACCGCCGCGGCCGGACCGGGCATCGTCGCGCCGGGCCAGCTCGCGAGCCATTATGCGCCGACCCAGCCACTTCGCCTCGACGCGACCTGCGCCGAAGCGGGCGAGTTCCTGATCGGCTTCGGACCCGTCGCGGGCGACCTTAACCTGTCGGAATTGGGCGATCTAGACGAAGCTGCGGCGGCGCTGTTCGCCGCTCTCCACGCCGCGCAGGCGAGCGGGGCGAAACGCATCGCCGTTGCCCCGATCCCCGAAACCGGCGTCGGTGCCGCAATCAACGACCGGCTCCGGCGAGCAGCAGCCCCGCGCCCCTAAGATCCTCCCCGCCTTCGGGGAGGGGGACCGCGCCCTCTTTGGCGTGGTGGAGGGGCAGTGGTGCGAACTCACAATTCGAGCCCGCTCGACCGCCCCTCCGTCGCGCAAGGGCGCGCCACCTCCCCGAAGGCGGGGAGGATCGATACCATCGATACCCGTGCCGGAAAGGATCAAGATCGCATGTGAAAGATCAAAATCATTCTTGCAATTCATTCTCAATAGCGGTCAGATGCGCTCGAGTGATGGAGCGCCGCTGATGCTGATCGACCACGATGCCTTTCGCCGCGAGCCGAGCGTATGGACCGATCTTCCCGGTGACGAGGGGCTGATCCTGTGGTCGTTGCGGCGGATGGTCGTCGCGTGGCCGCGCTGCCATACCGTTCAGGTCGCGCTTCACGTCCGCTACGGCGACGAGGGATTGGCGATCGAGCATCTGCTGCGCTGCTGGCTGCTCGGGCTGTCGAATCACGCGCGCCGCCGCCTCGTCATCGGCGATCCGAATTGCGCGATGCTGCTCGCCGACGAGGGGGTGCTGCTGTTCGTCCTGCGCTCGGCGACCCCCGAGGGTGCAGCGGGTCAGGCGCTGATCGACCTCACCGGCAATCCTTGCGCCGCCTGCCTGCTGCCGCTGGCGCAGTCGCTCGCCTTCACCGCTCAGTTGTAGCCGAGCTGGCGTCCGGCGAGGTCGAGCATGATCTCCTCGCTGCCGCCGCCGATCGCGTTGACGCGGACCTCGCGGTAGATGCGCTCGACCTTGCTGCCCTTGAGGTAGCTTGCGCCGCCCAAGACCTGCGCCGCCTCGCGCGCGACGCTTTCGAGCATCCGCGTCGCCTGGACCTTGAGCATTGCGAAGTCGGCGGGGAGGCCCTTGCCGTGCTTGACCTGCCACGCGCACAGATCGACCCACGCCTGCGTCGCATTGATCTGTCGCGCCATGTCGGCGAGCTTGATCCGGATCGACTGGTGCTGCGCGAGCCGCTTGCCGAAGGTCTCGCGCGTCGTCGCCCACTCGACCGCTTCCTTGAGACACACCCGGGCGAAGGCGCAGCACGAATGCGCCATGCCGAGCCGCTCGCCGTTGAAGTTGCGCATGATCCCGCCGAAACCGGCGTTTTCGGGCCCGATCATGTTTTCGGGCGGCACCTCGACATTGTCGAAATACAGCGCGGCGGTGTCGGAGCAGTGCCAACCCATTTTCTCGAGCGGGGTGCGGGTAAAGCCCGGCATGCCGGCTTCGATCAGCATCAGCGAGATGCCGCCCATCCCGGGACCGCCGGTGCGGACCGCGACGGTGACATAGTCGGCGCGCATCCCCGAAGTGATGAACATCTTGCCGCCGTTGACGACGTATTTGTTGCCGACTTTCTCCGCGCGTGTCGTCAGCGCGGCGACGTCGGACCCGCCGCCCGCCTCGGTGATGCCGAGCGCGATGATCTTGTCGCCGCTGAGCACCGCCGGCGCGATGCGCCGCTTCATCTCGTCCGAGCCGAGCGCGAGGATCGGCGGGAGGCCGATGCCGTGCGTCATCAGCGACGCGGTCAGCCCGCCCGCGCCGACGCTCGCGAGCTCCTCCGACTGGGTCAGCGAATGGAAGATATCGAAGCCGTCGCTGTGCCCGCCAAACTCTTCCGGATAACCGAGGCCGAGAATGCCCGCCGCCGCCGCTTTTCTGTGGAGGTCGCGCGGCAGCGAGCGGGCGTCTTCCCACGCGTCGATGTTTGGGGCGACCTCGGCGGCGACGAAGCGACGGACCGAGTCGGCGACGGCGGTGTGCGTCTCGTCGTAGAACGGCGAACGCGCCCGCCAGTCGTCGAACATCGTCATGGCATTCTCCCCTTATTTTGGGGAGGTTACGCCGCCTTCAGCCGCGCCGCATAGCCCTTGCGGAACTTCGCCATCTTCGGCCCGACGACCGCGGCACAATAGCCCGCGTTCGGGTTGTTCGCGTAATATTGCTGATGGTACTGCTCGGCCTTGTACCACGGCGCGAGCGGCTCGATCGTGGTGACGATCGGCTGGTCCCAGTCGGCCTGGTTCCGTTCGATCGCTTCCTCGGCCTCGGCGCGCTGCTCGGGAGAATGCGGGAAGATCGCGGAGCGATACTGCGTCCCGGCGTCGGCCCCCTGCCGGTTTAGCGTCGTCGGGTCGTGCGTATGAAAGAAGATGTCGAGCAGGTCGGCATAGCTGATCTGCGCCTCGTCGAAGGTGATCCGCACCGCCTCGGCGTGCCCGGTCCGGCCGGTGCAGACCGCCGCGTACGACGGGTCGGTGACGTGGCCGCCAATATACCCCGACTCGACCGCCTGGACGCCGGTCAGCGAGTCGAACACCGCCTCGGTGCACCAGAAACAGCCCCCGGCGATCGTCGCAAATTCGGTCATCATCGTCTCCTCGATCTACCCCGCGAATGTGGGCATGAAACGTGACGGTGCAACTAGCGCGACTTTGCGAAATGCGCCTCGATCGCGCGGGCGATGCCTTCGCCGATCCGCTTCTGCCCCGCCGCCGATTCGAGCAGCCGGGCATCGCCATCGTTCGACAGGTAGCCGGTCTCGAGCAGCACCGACGGCACGTCGGCGGCCTTCAACACGCGGAACCCGGCGAAGTGGTGGAATTCGCCGCGAAAGCCGATCCGGTCGCCGAGGCTCGTCCCCAAGGTTTCGGCGAACCCGACCGAGACGTTCATCGTCGACCGCTGGACGAGGTCGATCATGATGTCGCCGACCTCGGGAGCGTCGGCGCGGAGGTCGACGCCGGCGATGACGTCGGCCTGGTTCTCGCGCGCCGCCAGCCGCGCCGCGACGACGTCCGACGCGGTCTCGGACAAAGTATAGACGCTGGCGCCGTGGGCGTCGGGGTTGGGCGCGCTGTCGGCGTGGACCGAGACGAACAGGTCGGCCTTCGCGGCCCGCGCGATCGCGACGCGCTCGCCGAGCGGGACGAACGTGTCGTCGTCGCGGGTCATCTTCACCCGGACCTGCCCGTCGCGGCGCAGCACGTCGGCAGCGGCGAGCGCGATCGCGAGGACGACGTTCTTTTCGTACCCGCCGAGACTGCTGATCGTCCCCGAATCCTTGCCGCCATGGCCCGGATCGATGACGACGAGCGCGCGCTTGCCGGGGCGTTTCGGCGGCGGCGGCGACGCGGCGGCATCGCCCCCCATGACGTCGTCGCCGAGGTTGAAATCGACCGCGAGCATCGTCGTCGAGACCGGGTGCCTGCCGCGCGCAATCTCCCGGGCGAACCCGGCGGCGTCGACCGGCGACAGGCGGAGGACGAGCGCATGCCCGTCGATCGCCGCCGCGCCGAGCCCCATCGGTCGCGGCAGGTCGATCACCAGCCGCGCGGTGTCGGCATCGAATGGCCCAATCCGCGCCCGCGTCGATGTCGCCGACCCCGGCACCCCCGACGTTGCGATCCGTCGTGCGGCGTCGGCCCCGCCGATATCGACGACGAGCCGCGGCGGCGTGTCGAGCGCGAACAGCTTGACCGTTTCAACCGGCCCGTCGATCTCGACCGTCACCGTCGCCGGATCGCCCGTCACGCTCAGCCCGGTGACGCGCGCGGCGAAGGCTGGCGCCGCCAGCAAGGCAATCGACAGGACGGGGACGAGTGCTCGCATCGGCCGCAGGGATACCGGTGCCCCGTCGCCCCGGCAATCGCTCGCATTTTCCTTAACCTTACTCGCCCGCCAACTGGCGAAGCCGGGTTCGAGCGGCGGGGCGGAGAAGCCGGCGGCAGTAAAGCCCGCAGTTGTAGCGCCGCCGTTCCGGTGCTACTCCTACCCAGACGGTTTGCGAGGCAGGGGTTTGTCCCGGTTCGCGCCGCCACGAATATGCCGCATCGATGCCCGGGCGACGTTCCGGGCGCGTATGCCGGTCAAAGTTAGGGTCGCATGACGTCGAAGCAGCAGCGTATAGCCGGAGCCGCCCTTTGGGTCGGTCCGGTGCTGCGCCCGACGCCCCCAATTACTATCCATCCCATCCCGGGCCGGTCGCCGCTGCGTCGCGCGACCGCCCTTTTTTCGCGTGCCGCCGGCCTGTCCGCATCATCTGCCGAAGGTCGCCCGCGCGCGCAGGAGCATCTGAATGTCCCAGCGCATGCTGATCGACGCCCGCCACCCGGAGGAGACCCGGGTCGCCGTCGTCAACGGGAATCGCATCGAGGAATTTGATTTCGAGGCCGCCGAGCGCAAGCAGCTCAAGGGCAACATCTATCTCGCCAAGGTCACCCGGGTCGAACCGTCGCTCCAGGCGGCGTTCATCGATTACGGCGGCAACCGCCACGGTTTCCTCGCCTTCAGCGAAATCCATCCCGATTATTACCAGATCCCCAAGGAGGACCGCGACGCGCTCCTCCGCGAGGAAGCCGAGCTGACGCTCGACGAACATCACGACGAACCCCATGAAGGCGAGGACGGCGAGGAAGTCGCTGTCACCGGCGGGGCCGACGACGCCGGGTCCGACGTGCTGCGCCGCCAGCGCCAGGCGCTGCGCCGCCGCTACAAGATCCAGGAAGTGATCCGCCGCCGCCAGGTCCTGCTCGTCCAGGTCGTCAAGGAGGAGCGCGGCAACAAGGGCGCGGCGATGACGACGTATCTGTCGCTCGCCGGGCGCTTCTGCGTCCTGATGCCCAACACCGCGCACGGCGGCGGGAT harbors:
- a CDS encoding acyl-CoA dehydrogenase family protein, with product MTMFDDWRARSPFYDETHTAVADSVRRFVAAEVAPNIDAWEDARSLPRDLHRKAAAAGILGLGYPEEFGGHSDGFDIFHSLTQSEELASVGAGGLTASLMTHGIGLPPILALGSDEMKRRIAPAVLSGDKIIALGITEAGGGSDVAALTTRAEKVGNKYVVNGGKMFITSGMRADYVTVAVRTGGPGMGGISLMLIEAGMPGFTRTPLEKMGWHCSDTAALYFDNVEVPPENMIGPENAGFGGIMRNFNGERLGMAHSCCAFARVCLKEAVEWATTRETFGKRLAQHQSIRIKLADMARQINATQAWVDLCAWQVKHGKGLPADFAMLKVQATRMLESVAREAAQVLGGASYLKGSKVERIYREVRVNAIGGGSEEIMLDLAGRQLGYN
- a CDS encoding L-threonylcarbamoyladenylate synthase; protein product: MTETVAADAAGIARAVAFLAQGHVVALPTETVYGLAGDATDPAAVAAIYAAKGRPGFNPLIVHVADLAAAEQLVEVDDIARALADRFWPGPLTLVLPARPGNGIAPDVTADLATLAVRVPAHPVMRAVLTAFGRPLAAPSANASGTISPTTAAHVAASLGGRIPLIVDGGATPGGLESAIVRVDSDRVSLLRPGGIDAALLGITAAAGPGIVAPGQLASHYAPTQPLRLDATCAEAGEFLIGFGPVAGDLNLSELGDLDEAAAALFAALHAAQASGAKRIAVAPIPETGVGAAINDRLRRAAAPRP
- the msrA gene encoding peptide-methionine (S)-S-oxide reductase MsrA, with amino-acid sequence MMTEFATIAGGCFWCTEAVFDSLTGVQAVESGYIGGHVTDPSYAAVCTGRTGHAEAVRITFDEAQISYADLLDIFFHTHDPTTLNRQGADAGTQYRSAIFPHSPEQRAEAEEAIERNQADWDQPIVTTIEPLAPWYKAEQYHQQYYANNPNAGYCAAVVGPKMAKFRKGYAARLKAA
- a CDS encoding N-acetylmuramoyl-L-alanine amidase, giving the protein MRALVPVLSIALLAAPAFAARVTGLSVTGDPATVTVEIDGPVETVKLFALDTPPRLVVDIGGADAARRIATSGVPGSATSTRARIGPFDADTARLVIDLPRPMGLGAAAIDGHALVLRLSPVDAAGFAREIARGRHPVSTTMLAVDFNLGDDVMGGDAAASPPPPKRPGKRALVVIDPGHGGKDSGTISSLGGYEKNVVLAIALAAADVLRRDGQVRVKMTRDDDTFVPLGERVAIARAAKADLFVSVHADSAPNPDAHGASVYTLSETASDVVAARLAARENQADVIAGVDLRADAPEVGDIMIDLVQRSTMNVSVGFAETLGTSLGDRIGFRGEFHHFAGFRVLKAADVPSVLLETGYLSNDGDARLLESAAGQKRIGEGIARAIEAHFAKSR